CACTGTGGCGCCGGGGCGGCGGACGCCGAGAGCAGTGACGTCCCCGACCGCGCCCCCGACCCCGTCGCCGCGCCGCGCCGGCGGGACCGTGACGAGGAGGGGCGGGCCCGTAGCGCCCGCCCGCGGGACGGTCTCGGCCGGCCGCTGCCGTACGGCTCCCCGGGCGTGGCCCGGCAGCCCGAGGGGGTGCCCCGGACGCCCGCGCAGTCGCTGACCGAGGCGCAGCGGCTGCTCGACGACGGGATGCCGTTCCACGCCCATGAGGTGCTGGAGGACGCCTGGAAGGCGGCGCCGGAGGCGGAGCGCGAGCTGTGGCGGGGGCTCGCCCAGCTCGCGGTGGGGCTCACCCATGCGGCGCGTGGCAATGCCGTGGGCGGTACGGCACTGCTCGACCGGGGTGCGGCGGCCATCGCGCCGTATGCCGATGCCGCCCCCTACGGGATCGAAATCGCGGGACTCATGGCCTGGGCCCGGGAGCTGACCGTGCGTCTGACCGGCTCCGGGGCCGTGCCGGCGGCGGAGTCCGCGCCCCGGCTGCGGGCAACGGGAGAAGAGACCGAAAATCGCCCCACCGGGGACGAGGCCTGAGACCGCCCTACAGGCGACCGGTGGGGCCGGGCTCCGCCGGGACGCGCGGAGCCGTCGCCGCTGTCGTACACACCACGGGCCGGGGCCCCGGGCCTACGCCGTCCCTCCGTTCCGTCCGCCGCGGGCGCGTGCCTGCCGCAAGCGGGCGAGCAGGGCGCCGAGCCCGAGTGCCGCGAGGCCGGCGCCGCCAGCCCCCAGGGCGAGGGTGTCGCGCCGGGGAGAACCGTCGCGGTCCCCGGTGCCGGTGACATCGGCAGCCACCGGGCTCATCGGGCCGCCGCCGTCGTGGGCGGCGCGTACGGCGTGCAGGGTGCCCACCGGCTGGGCCGTGCCGGCGGTACGGAAGCCCCAGTCCAGGAGGGCGCCGGCTTCCTTGTAGACGGCGTTGTACTCCTTCGACTGGGGGTTCAGCACGGTGACCAGGAGGGTGCGGCCGTTCCGGCGCGCGGCGGCGATCAGCGTGTTGCCGGCCTTGGAGGTGT
This genomic stretch from Streptomyces nigrescens harbors:
- a CDS encoding DUF309 domain-containing protein, which codes for MRERPGSAVCEHCGAGAADAESSDVPDRAPDPVAAPRRRDRDEEGRARSARPRDGLGRPLPYGSPGVARQPEGVPRTPAQSLTEAQRLLDDGMPFHAHEVLEDAWKAAPEAERELWRGLAQLAVGLTHAARGNAVGGTALLDRGAAAIAPYADAAPYGIEIAGLMAWARELTVRLTGSGAVPAAESAPRLRATGEETENRPTGDEA